A stretch of Microtus pennsylvanicus isolate mMicPen1 chromosome 5, mMicPen1.hap1, whole genome shotgun sequence DNA encodes these proteins:
- the LOC142849526 gene encoding interferon-induced very large GTPase 1-like isoform X2, whose product METMKGIPHEPQTRRQDLQEMLTDVGLSVDYWLPKLQEDVGVTCAQALQHLEEKDLQKLKSQTQHTWEKKALEKLLDLSQPNSVAEFQETSGEMIRNRQQQAEQSLQELRTLQSEGKHRQEEEVRRKEAELRQAMEIPEECWPGPEVPLNDVTETMERHLKDMEQKISYSRNLSDRDLVRWASGGLALQGIYKTSHQRSLIQKKEELLSVPTKFSLVGPEHGTWMETKEFSSFQEQAMFTQTMEKLGFSSAFSAKGEGWGLSLDGGVDKNKHTVSGDTHQSHSEQSYFCSAKFSYIPLATCHFHIHQLQLSKAAVQELKSIEELLGQTTHTDGFPLLRHRAENFFHKFGSHANQGPLHLGGIYCWKAISEDFKSEQLADVKQQVAESLNIYIRGSYGGFGVKASTSVNMLDPHSKTASNSTTRQNFQTKVKLSVAQIGGPAEADSIAQWTAGLVASNQTWSVIDRGLQLVPIWDIILSSHRSDFKDALQVANCLKDSYTALTGLTAQIQEGEEFLTAGKEARLFLEDVKCWEVSDPEKQLNKLIDFMQTLSQKVKSYNIWINTCLTDWDLQNFLINTVSFCKNSPTYKTQFIKSQLCSLLEPHVYKVTNFPHAQSIIQWINQSESEEEQIKIPSFSEFIETLKKTHKNLMEVNIKNESPETVEEAKRTATYEVTTALGSFLKHLRETEQPDMLLMLLSIAAGAGYQLVNNIFQHLLGCNELSFLVDQMQAIHHKYQDLKNICSYRAQAFLVLTALRATVEITDTSTEEKGQRLTLVRQHMEHLLSEEVVHVLTKHGAHHDWENLENDLRLLIDGDYKATIPSLQMDEVKKQLQSLCYEKKEIYKQQSNENNEKDMIEKGPFLDLLQRLGLEHHYPKRMSRADFHLIYKTSVYNTQPRSEQELPFYFLQKLLMLDCGFRHLVFKDDKNIENQNSVVPCSHENEDFDPYEDAIKESDSLTYLSAAESQPHIHPMDIQMAIFHCADDLARQYILSKLSICQFALPLVVPNPNSSQIEFSLWSLRQIRRSWQESSKSPQDKSYSHSNQQMCRVSTPIVSFIRVGNGLSASKSQIMNSLLSKHKHDVFFHRHCRGSSKDCLLMEGVVEISWFCPGGQGEDRFDKCVTFTNLRGDAKDHRQQLSFLQDISSLIVILMSASDDNKENQKLVRHLCQSSSPLICLIDDKEKTIANNSGKRMRIGIRNRNEAELTEELTNAIKHFLELSNTALSLEGCSQMAQKQGFLIDEDQRDCKEAKEKAQTIMALLEESKLSQTKENLLPLQGQLWHLWCKKDKEFYHLREKGNRSIEQHKSEIETDKRIIRCRQLERAFPLNDLMRSVLEVLQECSETHNKLYFLQWLSLFCDNLTTEHLEKLHEKQRSLWLVVQREKQKAQKSTSLTLWQKQIEAISTEILNCTLGIEHLLREIGQIYEALEEISSSRDSLFLCLPQIAADLMVAGLPIELMDGDASYVPLKWVAAVFDKISEKVGDKRLFVLSILGLQSSGKSTLLNALFGLQFTASAGRCTKGAYMQLLKVEEKFTEELGFDFVLVVDTEGLRAPELNNKSQNWDNELATFVIGLGNLTLINIFGENPSEMQDILQIAVQAFLRMKQVKISPSCLFVHQNVGEVTAKDQNVEGRRCLEQKLDEMAITAAEQEECSNVSHFSDVIKFDVNNHVYYFAHLWDGNPPMAPPNPRYSHNVQELKSTIILTAKQESRGSIMKISDFKFRVQDLWKALVNENFIFSFRNTREIMAMSKLETMYNHWTWELRSHMLDFQNQLINQIQNGKVQALKSSIFEAPITEKYTAIKQELEKYFNEDPDNEILVQWKSNFENKLIILKETLISDTRRKANELIHLKKNQERLDKKKSSYANELLERSRKLALTVKGKELNEEELHEKFNQLWKKWVCDVSSDLPPVIEPDIDTDSENILWEYFQKEINMVDILMRNSEDKFQINYDEHVKMNKKYNFMTRTLKVCDKESINITTDHIISRFNETINNIHKQQCDYNTSYFHEILRIIEEEVKSAPTEERYTFTSKYIIELSLCLFQRASKSFKEMHKAFKRANDPVNYLERKKDDFFMSFKISCQGATSIKTFVDFLWHKLTPAISATIKGKMVIKIAGAMRATCPAFNGNRANLEKHILISLAEEENFDNYWEYLHDTKSFFRRYIESHIKQYCSDGGSKNIKTFLKISLGDIKNAVLSAIHESTAVAKDKGSTASGWLDLFCDHLGSNLIFPRRDLINIEHQEIKDTEFLKEAMSAALDPAMRKVEEDCSSKPVDEMVPDIEKILSEHLCGCWKQCPLCNAICTNTIPQHEGDHSVPFHRPQAVSGWHKHKTDHFVIDCCTSSVASDRFMLLGNKREIPYKNYRQAGGDYATWSITPDSSTQSYWKWFVSHFRSKLEEKYQKKFTGTGEIPEAWAKITKEDVLNDLKEQ is encoded by the coding sequence ATGGAAACAATGAAGGGCATCCCTCACGAGCCTCAGACTAGAAGGCAAGATCTCCAGGAGATGCTGACAGATGTGGGGTTGTCTGTTGACTACTGGCTGCCTAAGCTTCAGGAAGATGTGGGTGTGACCTGTGCCCAGGCCTTACAACACTTAGAAGAAAAAGACCTCCAGAAGCTGAAGTCccagacacagcacacatgggAGAAAAAGGCTCTGGAGAAGCTGCTTGACCTTTcacagccaaacagtgttgcagaATTCCAGGAGACTTCTGGGGAGATGATAAGGAACAGGCAGCAGCAAGCAGAACAGTCGCTGCAGGAACTGAGGACCTTGCAGTCAGAAGGGAAAcacagacaggaagaggaagtgaggaggaaAGAAGCAGAACTGAGGCAAGCAATGGAGATCCCAGAAGAGTGCTGGCCAGGGCCGGAAGTACCCCTCAATGATGTCACTGAAACAATGGAGAGACATCTCAAGGATATGGAGCAGAAAATTTCCTACAGTAGAAACCTCTCAGATAGAGACCTGGTAAGATGGGCATCTGGAGGGCTGGCCCTGCAAGGAATTTATAAGACCAGCCACCAAAGAAGCCTGattcagaagaaagaagagctACTCAGTGTCCCTACAAAGTTCTCACTTGTTGGCCCTGAGCATGGCACATGGATGGAAACAAAGGAATTTTCCTCTTTTCAAGAACAAGCCATGTTCACACAGACTATGGAGAAGCTGGGTTTCAGTTCAGCCTTCTCAGCTAAAGGTGAAGGCTGGGGACTTAGTCTAGATGGTGGTGtggataaaaataaacacacagtatCTGGGGATACCCACCAATCACATTCAGAGCAATCTTACTTCTGCTCAGCCAAATTCAGCTACATTCCACTGGCCACCTGCCACTTTCACATCCATCAGCTTCAACTCTCCAAGGCTGCTGTCCAGGAGCTAAAAAGTATTGAAGAACTCCTAGGTCAAACTACACACACAGACGGATTCCCCTTACTGAGGCACAGGGCTGAAAACTTTTTTCACAAGTTTGGCTCTCACGCTAACCAAGGCCCACTGCACCTGGGGGGAATCTACTGTTGGAAGGCCATTTCAGAGGATTTCAAAAGTGAGCAATTGGCTGATGTAAAGCAGCAGGTGGCAGAGTCCTTGAATATTTACATAAGGGGCAGCTATGGTGGCTTTGGAGTTAAAGCTAGTACAAGTGTAAACATGTTAGACCCACATTCAAAAACAGCATCTAACAGTACAACTCGTCAAAACTTTCAAACAAAGGTGAAACTCTCTGTCGCTCAGATAGGTGGACCAGCAGAAGCAGATAGTATTGCCCAGTGGACAGCTGGCCTTGTTGCTAGCAATCAAACATGGTCTGTCATTGACCGGGGACTTCAGTTGGTACCTATTTGGGACATCATCCTCTCTAGCCACAGAAGTGATTTTAAGGATGCCCTTCAGGTGGCAAACTGCCTGAAAGACAGTTACACTGCTCTGACTGGACTCACTGCCCAGATTCAGGAAGGAGAGGAATTTCTTACTGCTGGAAAAGAAGCCAGGCTTTTCCTAGAGGATGTGAAATGTTGGGAGGTTTCTGATCCTGAAAAACAGCTTAATAAGCTGATAGACTTCATGCAAACATTGAGTCAAAAAGTAAAAAGTTATAACATTTGGATTAATACATGCCTCACAGATTGGGATCTGCAGAATTTTCTAATAAACACTGTAAGCTTTTGCAAAAATTCACCCACTTATAAAACTCAGTTTATTAAATCTCAGTTGTGCAGCCTTCTAGAACCTCATGTCTACAAAGTGACAAACTTTCCTCATGCACAGTCTATCATACAGTGGATCAATCAGTCAGAGTCAGAGGAAGAACAAATCAAAATCCCCTCATTTTCTGAATTCATCGAGACCttaaagaaaacccacaaaaacctGATGGAAGTGAATATAAAAAATGAGTCCCCAGAAACAGTGGAAGAAGCTAAAAGAACGGCTACATATGAGGTGACCACAGCTCTTGGCTCCTTCTTGAAGCacctcagagaaacagagcagccagacATGCTGCTGATGCTACTCTCCATTGCAGCTGGTGCAGGATATCAGTTGGTAAACAATATTTTTCAGCATCTTCTGGGATGTAACGAGTTAAGCTTCCTTGTGGATCAAATGCAAGCTATCCATCACAAATACCAAGATCTTAAAAACATATGCAGCTACAGAGCCCAGGCGTTCCTGGTGCTCACAGCTCTCAGAGCCACAGTCGAAATTACAGATACTTCTACAGAAGAGAAAGGACAACGTTTGACATTAGTAAGACAGCATATGGAACACTTGTTGTCTGAAGAAGTTGTACATGTTCTCACAAAACATGGAGCACATCATGATTGGGAAAATCTGGAGAATGATTTAAGATTACTGATTGATGGGGACTATAAAGCCACAATCCCTTCTTTGCAAATGGATGAGGTAAAAAAACAGTTGCAAAGTCTCTGCTATGAAAAGAAAGAGATCTATAAACAacaaagtaatgaaaacaacGAAAAGGATATGATAGAAAAAGGACCTTTCCTAGACTTACTCCAGCGTCTAGGCCTTGAACACCACTACCCAAAAAGGATGAGCAGAGCTGATTTCCATCTGATCTATAAGACTTCTGTGTACAATACACAGCCAAGATCTGAACAGGAACTTCCCTTCTATTTCCTACAAAAGCTACTGATGCTAGATTGTGGGTTCAGACATCTGGTCTTCAAAGATGACAAGAACATAGAAAACCAGAACTCTGTAGTTCCTTGCAGTCATGAAAATGAAGATTTTGATCCATATGAAGATGCCATTAAAGAAAGTGACAGTCTTACCTACCTCTCAGCCGCTGAGTCCCAGCCCCACATTCACCCAATGGACATCCAGATGGCCATTTTTCACTGTGCAGATGATCTTGCCAGGCAATATATTTTGTCCAAACTTTCCATTTGTCAATTTGCACTTCCCCTTGTGGTACCAAATCCCAACAGTTCTCAGATTGAattctctctctggtctctgagaCAAATCAGGAGAAGCTGGCAAGAGTCAAGTAAATCACCACAGGACAAGAGCTACAGTCACAGCAATCAGCAGATGTGCCGTGTTTCTACCCCCATTGTGTCCTTCATTAGAGTTGGAAATGGCCTCTCTGCTTCCAAATCTCAGATCATGAACTCTCTCCTCAGTAAACATAAACACGATGTGTTTTTTCACAGGCACTGCAGAGGAAGCAGCAAAGACTGTCTCCTGATGGAGGGAGTGGTGGAGATCTCCTGGTTCTGTCCTGGGGGTCAAGGTGAGGACAGATTTGACAAGTGTGTGACCTTCACCAATCTTCGTGGAGATGCCAAGGACCATAGGCAACAACTCAGTTTCCTGCAGGATATCTCTTCTCTCATTGTGATCCTCATGTCAGCTTCTGatgacaataaagaaaaccaaaaacttgTCAGACACCTCTGTCAGTCATCAAGCCCTCTAATCTGCTTGATTGATGACAAAGAAAAGACTATAGCCAATAATTCTGGTAAAAGAATGAGAATTGGCATCAGGAATAGAAATGAGGCAGAATTAACAGAGGAGCTCACAAACGCCATCAAACATTTTCTAGAGCTCTCTAATACTGCTCTCAGTTTAGAGGGCTGTTCACAGATGGCTCAAAAACAAGGATTCCTTATTGATGAGGACCAGAGAGACTgcaaggaagccaaagaaaaggcACAGACTATAATGGCCCTCCTGGAAGAATCCAAGTTATCacagacaaaagaaaatttactACCCCTTCAGGGACAACTTTGGCACCTTTGGTGTAAGAAGGATAAAGAATTCTATCatctgagagagaaagggaatcGGAGCATTGAACAACACAAGAGTGAGATTGAGACAGATAAAAGAATAATTCGATGTCGGCAATTGGAAAGAGCCTTTCCTCTCAATGATTTAATGCGCTCTGTTCTTGAAGTTCTCCAAGAATGTTCAGAAACTCATAATAAACTCTACTTTCTGCAGTGGCTAAGTCTATTTTGTGACAATCTGACTACAGAACACCTGGAAAAGTTGCATGAAAAGCAAAGATCTTTGTGGTTAGTGGtacaaagagaaaagcagaaagcacagaAGAGCACCTCCCTGACACTCTGGCAGAAGCAGATAGAAGCCATCTCTACCGAGATTCTTAACTGCACTTTAGGAATTGAGCACCTTCTCCGAGAAATTGGTCAGATCTATGAAGCTCTGGAAGAAATTTCATCCTCTAGAGACAgcctttttctctgcctccctcagatTGCTGCAGACCTGATGGTAGCTGGTCTTCCCATTGAGCTGATGGATGGGGATGCTTCATATGTGCCTCTAAAGTGGGTGGCAGCTGTTTTTGACAAGATCTCAGAGAAAGTTGGAGACAAAAGGTTGTTTGTTCTCTCTATCCTTGGCCTACAGAGCTCAGGGAAATCCACCCTACTGAATGCACTGTTTGGGCTGCAGTTCACTGCCAGTGCAGGCAGGTGCACCAAGGGGGCCTACATGCAGCTCCTGAAGGTGGAAGAGAAATTCACAGAGGAACTTGGCTTTGATTTTGTTCTTGTTGTAGACACAGAAGGACTTCGGGCTCCAGAACTCAACAACAAATCCCAAAATTGGGACAATGAGTTGGCAACCTTTGTCATTGGCCTTGGAAACTTGACTCTGATCAATATTTTTGGGGAGAATCCCTCTGAGATGCAAGACATCCTACAAATAGCTGTCCAAGCCTTTCTTAGGATGAAACAAGTGAAAATCTCCCCCAGTTGCCTCTTTGTCCATCAGAATGTGGGAGAAGTTACAGCTAAAGACCAAAATGTGGAAGGACGAAGGTGCTTAGAGCAGAAACTGGACGAAATGGCAATAACAGCTGCAGAACAGGAAGAGTGCTCAAATGTATCCCACTTCAGTGATGTCATTAAGTTTGATGTCAATAATCATGTCTATTACTTTGCCCACCTCTGGGATGGAAATCCCCCTATGGCCCCTCCTAATCCTCGTTATAGTCACAATGTCCAGGAACTAAAGAGTACAATTATTTTGACTGCCAAACAGGAATCCAGAGGTAGCATCATGAAGATCTCAGATTTCAAATTTAGAGTTCAAGATCTGTGGAAAGCCCTAGTAAATGAGAACTTTATTTTCAGCTTCAGAAACACCAGAGAGATCATGGCCATGAGCAAGCTGGAAACTATGTATAACCACTGGACCTGGGAGTTAAGGAGTCACATGCTGGACTTTCAGAACCAGCTTATCAATCAGATTCAGAATGGGAAAGTTCAGGCACTCAAATCAAGCATATTTGAAGCTCCAATCACAGAAAAATATACAGCAATTAAGCAagaacttgaaaaatattttaatgaagatCCAGATAATGAAATATTGGTTCAATGGAAATCGAATTTTGAAAATAAGCTAATAATCCTTAAAGAGACACTTATATCAGACACCAGAAGGAAAGCCAACGaacttattcatttaaaaaaaaatcaagaaaggtTGGATAAGAAAAAATCAAGTTATGCAAATGAATTATTGGAAAGAAGCAGAAAGTTGGCTTTAACTGTAAAGGGTAAGGAATTAAATGAAGAAGAATTACATGAAAAATTCAATCAACTTTGGAAAAAATGGGTCTGTGATGTGTCCTCAGATCTTCCTCCAGTCATAGAACCTGACATTGACACAGATTCTGAAAACATTCTTTGGGAGTATTTCCAAAAGGAGATCAACATGGTGGACATACTAATGAGAAATTCTGAagataaatttcaaataaattatgatgaacatgtaaaaatgaataaaaagtataACTTCATGACTAGGACATTAAAGGTCTGTGATAAGGAATCCATTAATATAACTACTGACCATATTATTTCAAGATTTAATGAAACTATCAACAATATTCATAAGCAACAGTGTGATTATAATACAAGTTATTTCCATGAAATTCTGAGAATAATAGAAGAAGAAGTAAAATCTGCACCTACTGAAGAAAGATACACATTTACAAGCAAATATATCATTGAGTTGTCACTATGCTTATTCCAAAGAGCATCTAAGAGTTTTAAGGAAATGCATAAAGCATTCAAGAGAGCAAATGATCCTGTGAACTatctggagaggaagaaagatgatttCTTCATGAGTTTTAAGATTTCCTGCCAAGGTGCCACCTCCATCAAAacatttgttgattttctttggCACAAGCTCACCCCCGCTATCTCTGCAACCATAAAGGGGAAAATGGTCATTAAAATTGCTGGAGCCATGAGAGCCACCTGCCCAGCATTCAATGGAAACAGGGCTAACCTGGAGAAACACATTCTCATTTCTCTGGCAGAAGAAGAAAACTTTGATAATTACTGGGAGTACCTTCATGATACAAAATCCTTTTTTAGAAGGTATATTGAAAGCCATATTAAACAATACTGTTCAGATGGaggaagtaaaaatataaagacttttttaaaaataagtttaggtGACATCAAGAATGCCGTCCTCTCTGCCATTCATGAGTCCACGGCAGTGGCTAAAGATAAAGGCAGCACTGCATCTGGCTGGTTGGATTTGTTCTGTGATCACCTAGGGAGCAACCTGATCTTTCCAAGAAGAGACCTGATAAACATCGAGCACCAGGAGATAAAGGACACTGAGTTTCTCAAAGAAGCCATGAGTGCAGCTTTGGATCCTGCAATGAGGAAAGTTGAAGAGGACTGCTCAAGTAAGCCCGTAGATGAAATGGTTCCTGACATTGAGAAAATTCTCTCTGAGCAtctctgtggctgctggaaacAGTGTCCTTTGTGTAATGCAATTTGTACCAACACCATTCCCCAACATGAGGGAGACCACAGTGTGCCATTCCACCGTCCTCAGGCTGTCAGTGGGTGGCATAAGCATAAAACAGACCACTTTGTCATTGACTGCTGTACTAGTTCAGTAGCAAGTGACCGCTTCATGCTTTTGGGAAATAAACGAGAAATCCCATATAAGAATTACCGGCAGGCAGGAGGAGATTATGCCACATGGAGTATCACTCCAGACTCATCCACCCAGTCATACTGGAAATGGTTTGTCTCACACTTCAGGTCAAAACTAGAGGAAAAATACCAGAAAAAATTTACAGGCACAGGTGAAATCCCAGAGGCATGGGCCAAAATCACAAAGGAGGATGTGCTCAATGACTTGAAAGAGCAATAA